In Candidatus Baltobacteraceae bacterium, a single genomic region encodes these proteins:
- a CDS encoding metallophosphoesterase, with the protein MIRLYHTSDLHDHRGFAPRLRALRDERPGLLFDCGDSLRGSQTVYHRREPIIEEIDEAGYDAQAIGNREFHYLFALLRARADSMRHPLVCSNLLDAKERQLPFARSMVMRVNDVTVHIAGLLIMQYPQGSPWQRVFGWRFLDPWDAVAPIAERVPDGELLLVLSHVGLRLDRELARRVPRIDLILGGHSHDTLFAPEVVNGVPIVHAGPYGQFVSRTELAYDQARRRFAIADFALVPLLGAP; encoded by the coding sequence ATGATCCGGCTCTACCACACCTCGGATCTGCACGATCATCGCGGCTTCGCACCGCGCCTGCGCGCCTTGCGCGACGAACGGCCGGGCTTGCTCTTCGATTGCGGCGATTCGCTGCGCGGCAGCCAGACCGTGTACCACCGGCGCGAACCGATCATCGAAGAGATCGACGAGGCCGGTTACGACGCGCAAGCGATCGGCAATCGCGAGTTCCACTACCTCTTTGCGCTGCTGCGCGCGCGCGCGGACTCGATGCGTCATCCGCTGGTGTGCAGCAACCTGCTCGATGCCAAGGAGCGGCAGCTGCCGTTCGCGCGCTCGATGGTTATGCGGGTCAACGACGTCACCGTCCACATCGCGGGCTTGCTCATCATGCAGTATCCGCAGGGGAGTCCGTGGCAGCGCGTTTTCGGCTGGCGCTTTCTCGATCCGTGGGACGCGGTTGCGCCGATTGCCGAGCGCGTTCCCGACGGCGAGCTCTTGCTCGTGCTCTCGCACGTGGGGTTGCGCCTCGACCGCGAGCTGGCGCGGCGCGTGCCGCGGATCGATCTGATTCTGGGCGGGCATAGCCACGACACGCTCTTCGCACCGGAGGTGGTGAACGGCGTGCCGATCGTGCACGCGGGGCCGTACGGCCAATTCGTCTCGCGCACCGAACTCGCGTACGATCAGGCGCGCCGGCGCTTCGCGATCGCCGATTTCGCGCTCGTGCCGCTGCTCGGCGCCCCCTAA
- a CDS encoding O-antigen ligase family protein, with translation MSAFDRLQASANAIAFACIPFFPSFITLTNVAFPGISIVPVPLALVLLGAMLALAVVASFALASPPRRKPALFYPLLVWLGTCVLALVLGLNQRDGSVFVAILALSMIWHAHIDRFYERPAVARAIWWSYLLSGTAAALAAIAMVVLRVPAAQYTIANGRAVGTFVLPGELAGYLIFFLPIAYALARIAQGAALRVLGWIACGAGLLAMILTFSRTGWVGLAAGIAFLIVMRSRTGRARFVQGAAILAATLAIVLMLFNEHHNPSENYTRLSIWQAAIGVIERFPLTGVGPFGFSKIYPLVRLPDGDVTAFHAHSMYLTFLAELGIVGFLAFGWVMWSFAREWFRRLRAAPAHAELLTTAIAAGVAGALVQGLIDTVSVVIFGLLLPMLALALASARSGTAGA, from the coding sequence GTGAGCGCTTTCGATCGGCTGCAAGCGAGCGCGAACGCGATTGCCTTTGCGTGCATTCCGTTCTTTCCGAGCTTCATCACCCTCACCAACGTCGCGTTTCCCGGCATCTCGATCGTGCCGGTGCCGCTGGCGCTGGTGCTGCTCGGGGCGATGCTCGCTCTGGCGGTCGTGGCCTCGTTCGCGCTCGCGAGCCCGCCGCGGCGAAAACCCGCGCTGTTCTATCCACTGCTCGTCTGGTTGGGGACGTGCGTGCTCGCGCTGGTGCTCGGTTTGAATCAGCGCGACGGCAGCGTCTTCGTTGCGATCTTGGCGCTCTCGATGATCTGGCACGCGCACATCGATCGTTTTTACGAACGGCCGGCGGTCGCGCGCGCGATCTGGTGGTCGTATCTGCTCTCCGGTACGGCGGCGGCGCTGGCCGCGATCGCGATGGTGGTGCTGCGCGTGCCCGCCGCGCAGTACACGATCGCCAACGGCCGCGCGGTGGGAACCTTCGTGCTTCCGGGAGAGCTGGCAGGCTATTTGATCTTCTTTCTGCCGATCGCTTATGCGCTGGCGCGAATCGCGCAGGGCGCGGCGCTGCGCGTGCTGGGGTGGATTGCATGCGGCGCCGGTTTGCTCGCGATGATCTTGACGTTCTCGCGCACGGGTTGGGTAGGGTTGGCGGCCGGAATCGCATTTCTGATCGTGATGCGTTCGCGCACCGGACGAGCGCGGTTCGTCCAGGGCGCGGCGATTCTGGCGGCGACGCTCGCGATCGTGCTGATGCTCTTCAACGAGCATCACAATCCGAGCGAAAATTACACGCGGCTTTCGATTTGGCAGGCGGCGATCGGCGTGATCGAGCGGTTTCCGCTCACCGGCGTCGGCCCGTTCGGCTTCTCGAAGATCTATCCGCTGGTGCGTTTGCCCGACGGCGACGTAACCGCGTTTCACGCGCACAGCATGTATCTGACTTTTCTCGCAGAGCTGGGGATCGTGGGATTCCTGGCCTTTGGCTGGGTGATGTGGAGCTTTGCGCGCGAATGGTTCCGGCGTTTACGCGCTGCGCCGGCGCACGCCGAGCTGCTCACCACCGCGATTGCGGCGGGAGTTGCCGGTGCGCTCGTGCAAGGGCTGATCGACACCGTGAGCGTCGTGATCTTCGGCCTGCTGCTTCCCATGCTCGCGCTCGCACTCGCGAGCGCGCGCAGCGGCACGGCCGGCGCATGA
- the lptB gene encoding LPS export ABC transporter ATP-binding protein, producing MNENGSRIKLRGLVKTYGERTVVSGVSAEVHQSEVVGLLGPNGAGKTTTFYMVVGLVKPDGGSVVLERDGSELELSSEPMYQRARNGIGYLAQENSIFRKLSVADNIRLIWEQNGVSRADQNRRLPILLEEFGLRKLTHARGDSLSGGERRRVEIARAIAMEPAFLLLDEPFTGIDPIAVADIQAMIRQLRDRGIGILITDHQVRETLAIVDRAYIMNNGRIEVSGTAHEVLESPIARTFYLGEGFRL from the coding sequence ATGAACGAAAACGGCAGTCGAATCAAACTTCGCGGGCTGGTGAAGACGTACGGTGAGCGCACGGTCGTGAGCGGCGTGAGCGCCGAGGTGCATCAAAGCGAAGTGGTCGGGTTGCTCGGGCCCAACGGCGCGGGTAAGACGACGACGTTCTACATGGTGGTGGGGTTGGTCAAACCCGACGGCGGCAGCGTGGTGCTCGAACGGGACGGGAGCGAGCTCGAGCTCTCGAGCGAACCGATGTATCAACGCGCGCGCAACGGTATCGGCTACCTCGCCCAGGAGAATTCGATCTTCCGCAAGCTCTCGGTCGCCGACAACATCCGGTTGATCTGGGAACAGAACGGCGTCTCGCGCGCCGACCAAAACCGCCGCCTGCCGATCCTGCTCGAAGAATTCGGCCTGCGCAAGCTCACCCACGCTCGCGGGGACTCGCTTTCGGGCGGCGAACGGCGGCGCGTCGAGATCGCGCGCGCGATCGCGATGGAGCCCGCGTTTCTCTTGCTCGACGAACCGTTCACCGGCATCGATCCGATCGCGGTGGCCGACATTCAAGCGATGATCCGCCAGCTGCGCGACCGCGGCATCGGAATTTTGATCACCGATCACCAGGTGCGCGAGACGTTGGCGATCGTGGACCGCGCGTACATCATGAACAACGGCCGCATCGAAGTCTCGGGAACCGCGCACGAAGTGCTCGAGTCGCCGATCGCGCGCACCTTCTACTTGGGCGAGGGTTTCCGGCTGTAG
- the lptC gene encoding LPS export ABC transporter periplasmic protein LptC: protein MTRRIVAALALALLAGCNPSVQNNATPTPSPNPTSSALSLKISGHGTAKQPVRIVEQTAKSDRVQYDLLATSYVTIGSEGNTRADFKHVHITFHGKDGSMLIADAPQAILDQVSNTIELVGGVHAHNNAGSTLACDTLRYDHRTEMIYGSGHVAITGPGGFHATGNRFESNISLTHTVMQ from the coding sequence ATGACGCGGCGCATCGTTGCGGCTCTCGCGCTCGCGCTGCTCGCCGGATGCAATCCGAGCGTGCAAAACAACGCGACGCCCACTCCCAGCCCGAACCCAACATCGAGCGCGCTCTCGCTCAAGATCAGCGGCCACGGCACCGCGAAGCAGCCGGTGCGCATCGTCGAGCAAACGGCTAAGAGCGACCGGGTACAATACGATCTGCTGGCGACTTCGTACGTGACCATCGGGTCCGAGGGCAATACGCGTGCCGACTTCAAGCACGTCCACATCACCTTTCACGGAAAGGACGGCTCGATGCTGATCGCCGACGCGCCGCAAGCGATTCTCGACCAGGTGTCGAATACGATCGAACTGGTCGGGGGCGTGCACGCCCACAATAACGCCGGCTCGACGCTGGCGTGCGATACCCTGCGCTACGACCACCGCACGGAGATGATCTACGGCTCGGGACACGTCGCGATTACCGGCCCGGGCGGATTCCATGCGACCGGGAATCGCTTCGAATCGAATATTTCGCTGACTCACACAGTAATGCAATGA